The following are encoded in a window of Impatiens glandulifera chromosome 5, dImpGla2.1, whole genome shotgun sequence genomic DNA:
- the LOC124938623 gene encoding protein BUD31 homolog 1, with protein MPKVKTNRVKYPEGWELIEPTLNELQGKMREAENDSHDGKRKCEMLWPIFKIAHQKSRYVFDLFYRRKEISKELFEFCLDQGYADRNLIAKWKKPGYERLCCLRCMQPRDHNFQTTCVCRVPKHLREEKVIECVHCGCKGCASGD; from the exons ATGCCTAAGGTGAAGACCAACCGTGTGAAATACCCTGAAGGTTGGGAGCTGATAGAACCTACTCTCAATGAACTGCAAGGGAAGATGAGAGAAG CTGAGAATGATTCACATGATGGTAAAAGAAAGTGTGAGATGCTGTGGCCCATTTTCAAAATCGCTCATCAGAAGAGTCGTTATGTTTTCGATCTCTTTTACCGTAGGAAGGAAATATCAAAAGAATTGTTCGAGTTCTGTTTGGATCAAGGCTATGCTGATCGCAATTTAATTGCTAAGTGGAAGAAG CCTGGATATGAAAGACTTTGTTGTCTGAGATGCATGCAACCTCGAGACCACAACTTCCAAACAACATGTGTTTGCAGAGTCCCGAAGCATCTGAGGGAGGAGAAGGTGATAGAATGTGTGCATTGTGGCTGTAAAGGTTGTGCCAGTGGAGATTGA